Genomic window (Candidatus Eisenbacteria bacterium):
CGCATCGAGAACGGCGATGTCCTCACGATCGTCGCGCCTCCCCATGCCGCCATGGAGACCGTACCGCCCAAGCTCACGGCCGACGAGACGCTCCGCTACGCCCGCCACCTGTCGCTCCCCGATGTCGGCCGGGAAGGGCAGCGCAGGCTGAAGGGATCCTCCGTTCTCGTCATCGGACTCGGCGGACTGGGCTCGCCGCTGGCGCTCTATCTCGCTGGCGCGGGCGTCGGACAGATCGGGATGGTGGACTTCGACACGGTCGATCCCTCCGACCTGCACAGGCAGATCCTCCACGGGACCGCCGATCTCGGCAGGACCAAGATCGACTCGGCGATCGAGAGGATCCGCGACCTCAATCCGTACATCCGGACGGAAGGGCACGCGACGAGGCTCACGCCGGCCAACGCCCTCGAGATCTTCCGCGACTACGACGTCGTGGTCGACGCGACCGACAACTTCCCGACCCGGTACCTCATCAACGACACCTGTGTCCTGCTCGGCAGGCCGAATGTCTATGGGAGCGTCTTCCAGTTCGAGGGGCAGGTCGCCATCTTCGGGCTGCCGGGCGGGCCGTGCTACCGGTGCATCTATCCCGAGCCGCCTCCGCCGGGCATGATCCGCACGTGTGTCGAAGGAGGGGTCCTCGGCATCCTTCCCGGCG
Coding sequences:
- the moeB gene encoding molybdopterin-synthase adenylyltransferase MoeB — its product is METVPPKLTADETLRYARHLSLPDVGREGQRRLKGSSVLVIGLGGLGSPLALYLAGAGVGQIGMVDFDTVDPSDLHRQILHGTADLGRTKIDSAIERIRDLNPYIRTEGHATRLTPANALEIFRDYDVVVDATDNFPTRYLINDTCVLLGRPNVYGSVFQFEGQVAIFGLPGGPCYRCIYPEPPPPGMIRTCVEGGVLGILPGVIGLLQATEVIKLLLGLPGLLTGRLVVYDALRMHFRSIAVQADPTCPCCGERPRIDSLIDYEGFCARPSSPDEGDASGA